From Rhodothermaceae bacterium, the proteins below share one genomic window:
- a CDS encoding ISL3 family transposase has translation MEAVPEFAVRHSLHLGSDWTIDRMRLDAEAQRIDIYISHAGRRLICPKTGETGTLYDHRKARSWRHLDWFQFQCFVHCRVPRVKSCAGVNTIEVPWSSASQRFTEAFESWTIRLLQATKNQTKTAQLLRCKFDVVNRILHRSVARGERRRNLHDISHVSVDEKAIHPKYATVVSDSERGVVLDVGQGRDKISVRALLQGLLGDLKDEIQTITTDMWKAYISCVTELFPSATLIHDRFHLIQYLNQAIDQVRRREVKQHDELKHSRYALLKNEANRTASQEDIFQAIQKLNLQVSIAWRLREEFKAIFRCRSFADAKTYFKLWLERVNEEAVQEVLQIAEMFERHRDGVCNALCHEQSNARAERINGKIQEVKTVGRGYRTFKNFRSAILFFHGGLDLYPQYSR, from the coding sequence ATGGAAGCAGTTCCAGAATTTGCGGTACGTCACAGCTTACACTTAGGGAGCGACTGGACGATTGATCGGATGCGATTGGATGCAGAAGCTCAACGGATAGACATCTACATATCCCATGCAGGTCGTCGGTTGATCTGCCCGAAGACCGGGGAGACGGGCACGTTGTATGACCACCGGAAGGCGCGTTCATGGCGTCATCTGGATTGGTTTCAGTTTCAATGTTTTGTGCACTGCCGCGTCCCTCGGGTGAAGTCTTGCGCCGGGGTAAACACGATCGAGGTTCCGTGGTCGAGTGCTTCGCAACGCTTCACGGAAGCCTTTGAATCGTGGACGATTCGATTGTTGCAAGCGACAAAGAATCAAACGAAGACCGCGCAGTTGCTTCGGTGCAAGTTTGATGTGGTGAATCGGATTCTGCACCGTAGTGTGGCACGTGGAGAACGTCGGCGCAATCTGCACGACATTTCGCACGTGAGTGTGGACGAGAAGGCGATTCATCCTAAGTATGCCACGGTAGTGAGTGATTCCGAACGGGGTGTGGTCCTTGATGTGGGACAGGGACGCGACAAAATCAGCGTAAGAGCCCTGTTACAAGGGCTTTTGGGGGATCTAAAGGACGAGATCCAGACCATTACGACCGATATGTGGAAGGCCTACATTTCGTGTGTCACAGAGCTGTTCCCGAGTGCCACGCTGATCCATGATCGTTTTCATTTGATCCAGTATCTCAACCAAGCGATCGATCAGGTGCGCCGACGCGAAGTCAAGCAGCACGATGAACTCAAACATAGCCGGTATGCGCTCCTGAAGAACGAGGCGAATCGCACGGCCAGTCAGGAAGATATTTTTCAGGCCATCCAGAAATTGAACCTGCAGGTCAGCATTGCCTGGAGACTCAGAGAGGAATTCAAGGCCATCTTTCGATGCCGATCATTCGCCGATGCAAAAACGTATTTCAAGCTCTGGCTTGAACGCGTGAACGAAGAGGCGGTCCAGGAGGTCCTCCAGATCGCCGAGATGTTTGAACGACACCGAGACGGGGTCTGTAATGCGCTCTGCCACGAGCAGTCCAATGCCCGAGCCGAACGAATCAACGGCAAGATCCAGGAAGTTAAAACCGTGGGAAGAGGATACCGAACATTCAAAAACTTCCGAAGCGCGATCCTCTTTTTTCATGGAGGATTAGACCTCTATCCACAATATTCGCGGTAG
- a CDS encoding DUF819 family protein → MVPYSDCVFGLGVLFQLGATALSISSQVNMDGPTFAMVLATARGAADRVFSGVAMGFLGYAVGMLVREMLGYRDTTFMPENGNRPHPWVSENRKGGSIDMITGRIPSLRRDSRD, encoded by the coding sequence ATCGTTCCGTATAGCGATTGCGTATTTGGGCTTGGGGTATTGTTTCAGTTAGGTGCGACCGCTCTTTCGATTTCGTCACAGGTAAACATGGATGGACCTACCTTCGCAATGGTGCTTGCGACGGCCCGGGGAGCGGCAGATCGAGTATTCTCTGGAGTAGCAATGGGGTTTCTAGGGTATGCAGTGGGAATGCTGGTTCGGGAGATGCTGGGCTACCGAGATACAACGTTCATGCCGGAAAACGGTAATAGACCTCATCCGTGGGTATCAGAGAACAGAAAGGGCGGATCAATCGACATGATAACAGGGAGAATACCATCACTCAGGCGAGATAGTCGTGACTGA